The Candidatus Dojkabacteria bacterium genome contains a region encoding:
- a CDS encoding glycosyltransferase family 2 protein, translating into MKKPTPTISCVIPAYNEGPRIEKVLSLALSYRKFSEVVVVNDGSSDNTQKILSAYKKTHPQLSIFRHNRNKGKTAAIINGIKKASGQIIVLLDADLEDILLKNLDQLINPIIQDGYDMTILDRISDRKSIIGWTNIPRLLGGERAFYKEEFEKIIIDPQKGYLLEVIMNTHYVKNKLKVKTIYCRDLKSSYQFKKWGFFKALFRYADMFIKIYKESRIKGFYMQIINIEEDRIGKVYELTKKLPFSQVTKAIIIPIGLGRAILTTIRTNLPLLKDLYKIAPGLEKADIIKE; encoded by the coding sequence GTGAAAAAACCAACTCCTACAATCAGCTGCGTTATCCCGGCATATAATGAAGGTCCTCGCATTGAAAAAGTATTATCTCTTGCATTATCTTATCGTAAATTTTCTGAAGTTGTGGTCGTAAATGATGGCTCATCCGATAACACACAAAAAATTCTTTCCGCTTACAAAAAGACTCATCCTCAACTTTCCATATTCAGACACAACCGGAACAAAGGAAAAACAGCAGCCATAATCAATGGAATTAAAAAGGCTAGCGGCCAGATAATTGTTCTTTTGGACGCTGACCTGGAAGATATCCTACTAAAAAACCTTGATCAGCTAATCAATCCTATTATCCAAGACGGATACGACATGACAATCCTCGATAGAATCAGTGATAGAAAAAGCATAATAGGGTGGACTAATATTCCAAGGTTATTAGGGGGCGAGCGGGCTTTTTATAAAGAAGAGTTTGAAAAGATAATTATCGATCCACAAAAGGGCTACCTTCTAGAGGTAATAATGAATACCCATTATGTTAAAAATAAACTAAAGGTAAAAACAATTTATTGTAGAGATCTAAAATCCTCGTATCAATTTAAAAAATGGGGCTTCTTTAAAGCTCTTTTTCGTTATGCAGACATGTTTATAAAAATATATAAAGAATCAAGAATTAAAGGCTTTTATATGCAAATTATAAACATTGAGGAGGACCGAATAGGAAAGGTTTATGAACTTACCAAGAAACTTCCTTTTTCACAGGTTACAAAGGCAATTATTATCCCGATTGGACTTGGACGTGCAATCCTTACAACAATTAGAACTAACCTCCCATTGCTAAAGGATCTTTATAAAATTGCACCGGGACTTGAAAAAGCTGATATAATAAAGGAATAA
- a CDS encoding glucosaminidase domain-containing protein, which produces MRKLWEFAKKYGWILGTVLWVFILSFVLFPSIINEFIPFVLTNDPVLGSSASGYTLEPLMQDMNLPFDNQMSDIGWSFGGYVLSAGEQSVDPRVRAIEMLLTQYGSPVAEYAEVFVQEADKNGNDWRLAVSIMGVESGFGKVIPVNSYNGWGWKGGPNGAYSIFSSWNESISHITERLATGYGKKITPLMMEAIYCPPCGATGMHYWANGVQNYMDILEYYRKAIVR; this is translated from the coding sequence ATGAGAAAGCTTTGGGAATTTGCAAAAAAATATGGTTGGATTTTGGGAACCGTTTTATGGGTTTTTATTCTTTCCTTTGTGCTTTTTCCTAGCATTATTAATGAATTTATTCCCTTTGTATTAACAAATGATCCGGTACTTGGGAGTTCTGCAAGTGGATACACTTTGGAGCCGCTTATGCAGGATATGAATTTACCTTTTGATAATCAAATGTCTGATATTGGTTGGAGCTTTGGTGGATACGTTCTATCTGCCGGTGAGCAGAGCGTTGATCCCCGTGTTAGGGCAATTGAGATGCTTTTAACTCAGTATGGATCTCCGGTTGCGGAATACGCAGAAGTTTTCGTGCAAGAGGCTGATAAAAACGGTAATGATTGGAGACTGGCGGTTTCGATCATGGGTGTCGAATCGGGTTTTGGAAAAGTGATTCCTGTAAATTCTTATAATGGTTGGGGTTGGAAAGGTGGTCCTAACGGTGCGTATAGTATATTTTCATCGTGGAACGAATCAATTTCACATATTACTGAAAGACTTGCTACAGGTTATGGAAAGAAGATTACCCCACTAATGATGGAAGCCATTTACTGTCCACCTTGCGGTGCTACGGGAATGCATTACTGGGCTAATGGGGTTCAGAATTATATGGATATCCTTGAATATTACAGGAAAGCTATCGTTCGATAA
- a CDS encoding DUF167 domain-containing protein, producing MKLSIKVVPKSSCNKVIPQPDGSLKVKVTAPPDKGEANKAVLDLLAKYFNIAKSQIAISRGETSRKKEVVILRN from the coding sequence ATGAAGCTTAGTATAAAAGTTGTTCCAAAATCCTCTTGCAATAAGGTTATTCCACAACCCGATGGATCCTTAAAGGTAAAGGTAACGGCGCCACCCGATAAAGGCGAGGCAAATAAGGCTGTTTTGGACCTTTTGGCAAAGTACTTTAATATTGCAAAGTCGCAGATTGCTATTTCAAGGGGTGAAACTTCAAGGAAAAAGGAAGTAGTAATATTAAGGAATTAG
- a CDS encoding glycosyltransferase produces the protein MSEMVKQSNSEAAKEKPARTSLTTDYSVAIVHDYFIWDGGGEKVVKALTEVFPAADVYTGLILPGFKGWLPKNVKTTWVQKLPFLKWFYPAYELLLPFAFESLNLQDYDVIISSTSIFAKGVIGKPTSRHISYIHCPPRFLWGMEPSRQGRIPKIFRLPVKFINNLLRIWDYSSAQRPDILVANSEDIRARIKKAYRRDSIVINPPIDTPPPAETIDQRITSNLQHLPPDGYYLYLGRLVDYKKVDVIIDTFKKLPNLNLVIAGTGDMEESLKEKARGLSNIIFTGRVDESEKWELYKKAKATIHINHEDFGIVPVESMMAGTPVIGLNKGGTKETVINGKTGILIEEPAVEDLEAAIKKFEKMNPSQLSSIKESSVARGNLYTVAEFKRCIKSLTQ, from the coding sequence ATGAGTGAAATGGTGAAACAGTCAAATAGTGAAGCAGCCAAGGAAAAGCCTGCTCGTACATCACTGACTACTGATTATTCCGTAGCTATCGTTCACGATTACTTTATATGGGATGGGGGAGGTGAAAAGGTTGTTAAGGCACTTACAGAGGTTTTCCCTGCTGCTGATGTTTATACAGGACTTATTCTACCCGGGTTTAAAGGTTGGTTGCCCAAAAATGTTAAAACTACCTGGGTTCAAAAACTTCCTTTTTTAAAATGGTTTTATCCTGCATACGAACTTCTGCTTCCATTTGCGTTCGAGTCCCTAAATCTCCAAGACTACGATGTTATTATTAGTAGCACAAGCATATTTGCAAAAGGGGTAATTGGAAAACCAACGTCACGTCATATTTCATATATTCATTGCCCTCCAAGGTTTTTATGGGGCATGGAACCAAGTAGACAAGGCAGAATTCCAAAAATTTTTAGGCTTCCGGTTAAGTTTATAAATAACCTACTTAGAATCTGGGATTACTCCTCAGCACAACGGCCCGATATTTTAGTTGCAAATTCAGAAGACATAAGAGCTCGTATAAAAAAGGCATATCGCAGAGACAGTATTGTTATAAATCCACCCATTGATACCCCGCCTCCGGCAGAAACTATTGATCAACGTATAACATCTAACCTACAACATTTACCTCCGGATGGCTACTACCTATACCTCGGTCGACTTGTAGATTACAAAAAGGTCGACGTAATAATTGATACATTCAAGAAGCTTCCCAACCTAAACCTTGTAATAGCGGGCACAGGAGATATGGAAGAATCATTAAAGGAGAAAGCAAGAGGGCTTAGTAACATCATATTCACCGGTCGAGTAGATGAATCAGAAAAATGGGAATTATATAAAAAGGCCAAAGCCACAATACATATAAATCACGAAGATTTTGGAATAGTCCCTGTAGAATCAATGATGGCAGGTACACCGGTAATCGGATTAAACAAAGGTGGCACAAAAGAAACGGTAATCAATGGAAAAACAGGAATACTAATAGAAGAGCCAGCGGTAGAAGATTTAGAAGCTGCGATTAAAAAATTTGAGAAGATGAATCCATCTCAGCTAAGCTCCATTAAGGAGTCTTCCGTAGCCCGTGGAAATCTTTATACGGTTGCCGAATTCAAAAGGTGTATTAAATCCCTTACCCAATAA
- a CDS encoding Hsp20/alpha crystallin family protein produces the protein MNRISVWNPWSMISPWEWDDEDFPQNLPPMNIVDKGDTLEVKIQIPGFDKENVKITVENTKLVVSGEVKKETKEENKQEKFFRHEIQNRSFSRSCSLPTEVDSEKAKATFKNGELIVELPKVAKVKPREINIIE, from the coding sequence ATGAATAGAATCTCGGTTTGGAACCCTTGGAGCATGATATCTCCCTGGGAGTGGGACGATGAGGATTTCCCACAAAATCTTCCTCCTATGAATATTGTCGATAAGGGTGATACTCTTGAAGTAAAGATTCAGATTCCCGGTTTCGATAAGGAGAATGTAAAAATTACCGTTGAAAACACAAAACTCGTAGTTTCCGGTGAGGTTAAAAAAGAAACAAAGGAAGAAAATAAGCAGGAAAAGTTCTTTAGGCACGAAATCCAAAACAGATCGTTTAGTAGATCTTGTTCACTTCCTACGGAGGTGGATTCCGAAAAGGCCAAGGCTACGTTCAAAAATGGTGAACTCATTGTTGAACTTCCCAAGGTCGCCAAAGTTAAACCTAGAGAAATAAATATTATTGAGTAG
- a CDS encoding uracil-DNA glycosylase: MHLDKKQAYLPLRNKIADCSACRLRENATQVVPGAGSLNAEIMFIGEGPGATEDKEGLPFVGSAGKFLNELLESIGLSRNKVFITNIVKCRPPNNREPLPDEVSTCAPWLDKQIEIIAPRVFIPLGRHALNRFIPGRQVGNDHGNCYEYRGRVYFISYHPAFALYNGSNRPVLMADFQKLKSFLDGNLEPVKIDDTVSDIIKTKETAQEKKKPTPVKPQSLF, translated from the coding sequence ATGCATTTGGACAAGAAACAGGCTTACCTCCCACTAAGAAATAAAATTGCGGATTGTAGTGCCTGTAGGCTTAGAGAAAATGCTACCCAGGTTGTTCCCGGGGCAGGTTCACTTAACGCCGAAATTATGTTTATAGGTGAAGGTCCCGGAGCTACCGAGGACAAAGAGGGGTTACCCTTTGTAGGATCGGCAGGCAAATTTCTAAATGAACTTCTGGAATCAATAGGCTTAAGTAGAAACAAGGTCTTTATTACAAACATTGTAAAATGTAGACCACCAAACAACAGAGAGCCACTACCCGACGAGGTATCTACATGCGCTCCATGGCTTGATAAACAAATAGAAATTATAGCCCCCAGGGTATTTATTCCACTTGGAAGACACGCACTTAACCGATTCATTCCGGGAAGGCAGGTAGGTAACGATCACGGAAACTGTTACGAATACCGAGGGAGGGTATATTTTATATCGTACCATCCTGCGTTTGCACTATACAACGGCAGTAATAGGCCGGTATTAATGGCCGATTTTCAAAAGCTTAAAAGTTTCCTAGATGGAAATTTGGAACCGGTAAAAATTGATGACACCGTATCGGATATTATTAAGACAAAAGAAACGGCTCAGGAGAAGAAAAAACCCACTCCAGTTAAACCGCAAAGTCTTTTTTAG